A window from Dehalobacter sp. DCA encodes these proteins:
- a CDS encoding thioredoxin family protein, giving the protein MMIKILGTGCKNCVTLAENTKAALEETGIAAEVIKVTDIKDIMAYGVMSTPALVIDEKVVSFGKVLKPKEIVKILETAK; this is encoded by the coding sequence ATGATGATTAAAATTTTAGGAACCGGCTGCAAAAATTGCGTTACCCTTGCTGAAAACACGAAAGCTGCTTTGGAAGAGACGGGCATTGCTGCCGAAGTAATCAAAGTTACCGATATTAAAGACATCATGGCCTATGGTGTGATGTCCACGCCGGCCCTGGTTATTGACGAAAAGGTGGTATCTTTTGGGAAAGTTCTAAAACCCAAGGAAATCGTAAAGATTCTAGAAACTGCGAAGTAG
- a CDS encoding permease, with protein MVFEWLNNQLLRMEWLSNLVKRLVENVLGFSIQDRWGGGLHFFIYDVLKIFILLAVLIFVISYVQSFFPPERTKKILGRFNGISGNIIGALLGTVTPFCSCSSIPLFIGFISAGLPVGVTFSFLISSPLVDLASVLLLASIFNWTIAIAYVVVGLILAVIGGTVISKAKLEKYVEPFVFSNKMPEIEPEQLTARERLDFAKDQVRDIVRRVWVYILIGVGIGAVIHNFIPENVISLLLGQDKWYSVLLATLAGVPMYADIFGTLPIAEALVAKGVGLGTALSFMMAVTALSLPSLIMLKKVVKMKLLIIFAGIVTIGILIIGYTFNAFGYLLI; from the coding sequence ATGGTATTTGAATGGCTAAACAACCAATTGCTCAGGATGGAATGGCTTTCAAATTTGGTAAAGCGCTTGGTTGAGAATGTATTAGGGTTTAGTATCCAGGATCGCTGGGGAGGCGGTCTCCATTTTTTTATCTATGACGTTCTTAAAATATTTATTTTGCTAGCCGTCCTGATTTTTGTCATTTCTTATGTCCAAAGCTTTTTCCCGCCGGAGAGAACAAAAAAAATACTCGGCAGGTTTAACGGTATTTCAGGAAATATTATTGGCGCTTTACTCGGTACGGTAACGCCTTTTTGCTCCTGTTCTTCTATTCCGCTTTTTATTGGCTTTATTAGTGCGGGGCTTCCCGTCGGTGTTACTTTCTCGTTTTTAATATCATCCCCCCTGGTGGATTTGGCTTCGGTGCTTTTGCTGGCAAGTATCTTTAATTGGACCATTGCCATTGCCTACGTTGTCGTCGGCTTGATTCTGGCAGTGATCGGCGGAACCGTGATTAGCAAAGCAAAGCTGGAAAAGTATGTAGAACCGTTTGTATTCAGCAATAAAATGCCGGAAATAGAACCGGAGCAGTTAACAGCCCGGGAAAGGCTGGACTTTGCTAAAGATCAGGTTCGTGATATTGTGAGAAGAGTGTGGGTCTATATTCTAATAGGTGTCGGTATAGGTGCCGTGATTCACAATTTTATTCCTGAAAACGTGATTTCCTTGCTTCTGGGTCAGGATAAATGGTATTCGGTATTGCTGGCTACATTGGCAGGGGTTCCAATGTATGCGGATATTTTTGGGACGCTGCCGATTGCGGAAGCGTTAGTGGCCAAGGGAGTTGGTCTGGGAACTGCTTTATCCTTCATGATGGCTGTAACTGCACTTTCTCTCCCGTCGTTGATCATGCTCAAGAAAGTTGTAAAAATGAAACTGCTTATCATATTTGCAGGGATTGTAACCATTGGTATTCTTATCATCGGTTATACATTTAATGCCTTCGGATATTTGCTCATATAA
- a CDS encoding ArsR/SmtB family transcription factor — protein sequence MEQNYQAYALAMRALSDETRLKIFDMLGNGELCACKILEAFNITQSTLSYHMKILCESGLVNGRRDGIWMRYSINESKLEVIAGFLIRLQKSM from the coding sequence TTATCAAGCTTATGCCTTAGCGATGAGAGCATTATCTGATGAAACAAGATTGAAAATATTTGACATGTTGGGCAATGGGGAACTATGTGCTTGTAAGATACTCGAAGCGTTCAACATAACCCAATCCACGCTTTCTTATCACATGAAGATCTTATGTGAAAGCGGTCTGGTGAATGGCAGGCGGGATGGCATCTGGATGCGGTATTCTATCAATGAAAGTAAACTTGAAGTCATTGCCGGCTTTTTAATAAGGTTACAAAAATCAATGTAA